From Anopheles maculipalpis chromosome X, idAnoMacuDA_375_x, whole genome shotgun sequence:
GGCGCAACCGTACTGCCGGGCTGCCACATCGTCCACAGAGAAACTTTACCTTTGACACGAGACACATGACACTTGCCTCAATGTTTAATTGCGTCAGATCGAGCGGCTCTGGTTCCTCCGTTGGGCGGTAGTAGTTTGCCGACGGACTCGAACTCATCACCTTCGTATCGAGAAAGGCTCCATTATGTCCGAGCACGATCGCAGTATTCTCGATCAGATAACCCTGCTCATCGTACACGTTCGAGAGGagctcgtttttattttccaacagttGATTTGCGGTTAGTGTCGTACCGGATGGTGCCACAACCACGCTCGGAGTGGTCGCTGCTTGGGTAAGCGTTACGTCACCGTTGACATCGAAATGCGTTTCACTGAACGGTTTAGATGCTTTGGAAGAGGAAGGTTGCTCGGTCGGCAGATAGCAGGGACTGGGCAGGGAATAGGTCGCACTGGATCTTGCTTCAACGAACTCACTCTCCTGCTGATTCTGCAATTGATTAAAGCTGCTCTGTATGGTAGCGATCGTGTCGCTCAGATCGAACGAAGACGTCGGTGACGGAACCGGGACTTTGGCTGCACGTGGCTGCACCACCACACTGAGCGTACCGGATTTGGTTGTGCGTTGGATCTGCTGCGGCCACAGATCCGGCGCTGGTCCCATCGGGGTAGAAAAATCTTCCAGCTCGGGCGATTTCAGATCCAACGCGCCCAGCTGCTGGGTAATCTTGCGAAAAGGCGACATAGCGGCAAGTGTCGTACCTCCGGCCGCTCCAACGGAAAGTGTACCGTCACCAGCTCTAGTGCCCGAATCACCACTCCCTCCCTCACCACCGGTCGTGGAATCGTCTACAATGCGATGTCGCTCGATAAATGCGAACGCTTCCTCTACCAGGTTCGGTTCCCAGATGTTTAGTAAGGCGCGTGTCTTCGTCATCATCTCGCTGCAAAGCGGTAGCATACCTTTTGGATTTTTCGATTTCGCCAGGTACAGCAACTGGGACATAATTTCCACAATTTCCTTGCGCAGCTGCTTGATCGCCTGCACAGCATCATTTGCCGCCATTACTTTGTGCTGTGCCTCACTCTTCGATGGCGATTCCTTCACCTGATGCAGCAGTTTAATAAGGCCACCGGTTTTCGATTTGCCCGAATGGCGCGTAAACGCACCAACGGTAATAACGTCCAGTATGCCCGCCCGCTTGAGCGTATCATTGTGGGCCCACATGCGCTGCAGATGTAGATTTACCGGCGCAAATTCAAGCGTCTCGTCACCCTTACGGCAGCTCGGCTTAAACGATCGGCcgcgctgttgctgctggtgcaggTACTGCTTTGCCTGCGAGTAATCCTTCAGCAGCTTCAGATGCTTGTCGAGCAGCTCCATCTGCTTCTGGCGCCATTCGCCACCAAGCTCGCCCATGCCGGAAATTTCCTGCAGCAGCTCTTTTTCGCGTGCGATCCACACGGAAAGCAGTTGCTGCGGGATCAAGTAGCAGAGATAGCTTTCGAGCATTACCTCCAGCACGCTAATGTCACCGCCGAGCCCGGAATGGAGCCGGTACGTGTGGATGGTCGGATTGGTAAAGACCAGTCCAATCTTTGACGGTGGCGGTATGAACAGCTTAATGCCAAGCTTTGGCGGTAGTGATTGAGAGCGTCGATGACCcaactgttgctgatgctgtatctggtgctgttgctgctgttgctgctgctgattgtCGCCAAAAAGACTCGATTTCATCGGCGAACGTGGATTATTCCGTCGCTCCATATCCGGCGTGCAGGTTGCGATCGTCAGAAAGCCCGCATTTTCTCCGCACGCCTGCGTACGCAACGGTATGCGCAATCGGGACGTGTCCGCTATCACACCGAGCGATATCTCAGCCCATCCAATCGGTACCGCCGTTTGCGTTACCTTCTCCCGTACGTCGTACGCGGTGAAACGTATTAGTGATTCCGCGTGCAGCCCATCACACGTCCGGAAGGCGATGGTACAGATAAACTGCGGATTAGAGCTACGCTCAATCACCTCCGTCCGGCCATACTTTATCCAGCCGGATGCCCGATTGTTCGACGTAACCTGGACCACGACGGACGGATTCGGCGGTTTACCGTTCCCGTCACAAAGTAAATTGTCGCATGAGATGACCGACTCGCAGATGGGAATTTCATTCAGATCTAGAAATGGGACAGTGTTTAATAAAAATGGCAGTTTATTGAATGCGGGAGGAGCAGGGCTTACCGATTTCCTTTCCCGTCTGTAAGCGCAGCATATCGATATCGACGTCGTGGATTGTGCCCCGGTGCCGGTCGATTTGTTCCCGAAGATACTTGAGCTGGGCGCGCTTAATGTCGTACTCGGCTAACCCAATCGCCTGCATCCATTCGAAGCGTTCCTGTTGTGTGTTGGCGGCGAACCGTTGCCTTAAACCATCATTaaattctgcaaaaaaaggagataggtgtttttgtttgtttattgtttatcgaTAGTAAGTAACGCCTGCTGACGTATGCTAATGATTCAAACTAATATTCCTATTTATGCGTCGTTGAACTGCAAATGGTTTTCACAGGGGCATTCCCGCGGGGAAACGGTCGGGATGGTATTAGAACCATGGCCCTTGTCATGTGAAGTCTAGCGCCGTTGTCGATTTATTCCCTCCAACTTTCTATCTCCATCTATGCTCAAAAATGCCTGTAACTGAGGAccattattacatttttttgcattttttctcgAACGCTAGGAACTCAATTTTATAAATACACGTTCATAGGTAGATTAACATAATATATTTCCTGTTTGTATCTCGTCTATGTCTTTCATCCATTATTCTATCTATTATAAATTCGTCTAAAGATTTTCGATGAAAAAATCGATATAGTTTCCTTATTTGCTTATCATTTACTTTACTTAcccaaataaaatacatagCCATCGTACTCCTGCTGCTCACTGTTGGTCGGCGTGATGCACTTGTACTTTTCCAGCACGATGCATCCTTGCGGTTCCGAAAATGGGTCACACGACTTAAAGTAGAACAGTAAATTGCCGCGCAACCGGCACCACCGTTCGAGGCTTACTGCGATCCCAATTGaaggtagaaaaaaataacatgagcgtttcaattataaaattattttgagaaaaaaaaaatcgtaatcATTCCGTAGACAAAATGTAAA
This genomic window contains:
- the LOC126566766 gene encoding inositol polyphosphate-4-phosphatase type I A isoform X1, whose translation is MRFNKQELITLATQPSNKFEKEGPLHVTEKQEGFFRKTEVSLERWCRLRGNLLFYFKSCDPFSEPQGCIVLEKYKCITPTNSEQQEYDGYVFYLEFNDGLRQRFAANTQQERFEWMQAIGLAEYDIKRAQLKYLREQIDRHRGTIHDVDIDMLRLQTGKEIDLNEIPICESVISCDNLLCDGNGKPPNPSVVVQVTSNNRASGWIKYGRTEVIERSSNPQFICTIAFRTCDGLHAESLIRFTAYDVREKVTQTAVPIGWAEISLGVIADTSRLRIPLRTQACGENAGFLTIATCTPDMERRNNPRSPMKSSLFGDNQQQQQQQQHQIQHQQQLGHRRSQSLPPKLGIKLFIPPPSKIGLVFTNPTIHTYRLHSGLGGDISVLEVMLESYLCYLIPQQLLSVWIAREKELLQEISGMGELGGEWRQKQMELLDKHLKLLKDYSQAKQYLHQQQQRGRSFKPSCRKGDETLEFAPVNLHLQRMWAHNDTLKRAGILDVITVGAFTRHSGKSKTGGLIKLLHQVKESPSKSEAQHKVMAANDAVQAIKQLRKEIVEIMSQLLYLAKSKNPKGMLPLCSEMMTKTRALLNIWEPNLVEEAFAFIERHRIVDDSTTGGEGGSGDSGTRAGDGTLSVGAAGGTTLAAMSPFRKITQQLGALDLKSPELEDFSTPMGPAPDLWPQQIQRTTKSGTLSVVVQPRAAKVPVPSPTSSFDLSDTIATIQSSFNQLQNQQESEFVEARSSATYSLPSPCYLPTEQPSSSKASKPFSETHFDVNGDVTLTQAATTPSVVVAPSGTTLTANQLLENKNELLSNVYDEQGYLIENTAIVLGHNGAFLDTKVMSSSPSANYYRPTEEPEPLDLTQLNIEASVMCLVSKVKFLCGRCGSPAVRLRQPKGGSIGTLQRPPSGIETLQTYAVVTSQPLSLPHAASNMATTEPAPVVPPLPESDPNLAKPCSSEIKPPTTPHLNTSKDLNLALTQAVGEVARKVKKGNKFTDGLDLSATTDWALELRPSMKKLRQAMDGLLKTARLMHSVQRLQQDMKKTSATLAIMYRRDVCFSQALTSLVAGLMAKLWGQNVTENFISLLVHLGPLAYFEGLLSLYGNETDMWGDMSVAVEDLATVGFTLVRSNLHRDTKGAIPLPRVTGSRQALRVLLPVPESVFCHLPTKEAVSFRVTPVFFNIGINEKATVAETLGFTREQHRSNWDNYDRLKQYHSRYRKVPFNFVNPNCSASQDTPTKVGAYTTPQKELLVPDHTVVKFLEDMEAELRANGSKNYAILQLAEEVTRAVQGLRFTSCKSAKDRTSMAVTLEQCRVLQQEFHLSAGNAQTVLNTMRSEGTRSDNTMKNVGTRKYAFNMPQVLSLPAVYRPPAGTYGKAQT
- the LOC126566766 gene encoding inositol polyphosphate-4-phosphatase type I A isoform X2; this encodes MRFNKQELITLATQPSNKFEKEGPLHVTEKQEGFFRKTEGNLERWCRLRGNLLFYFKSCDPFSEPQGCIVLEKYKCITPTNSEQQEYDGYVFYLEFNDGLRQRFAANTQQERFEWMQAIGLAEYDIKRAQLKYLREQIDRHRGTIHDVDIDMLRLQTGKEIDLNEIPICESVISCDNLLCDGNGKPPNPSVVVQVTSNNRASGWIKYGRTEVIERSSNPQFICTIAFRTCDGLHAESLIRFTAYDVREKVTQTAVPIGWAEISLGVIADTSRLRIPLRTQACGENAGFLTIATCTPDMERRNNPRSPMKSSLFGDNQQQQQQQQHQIQHQQQLGHRRSQSLPPKLGIKLFIPPPSKIGLVFTNPTIHTYRLHSGLGGDISVLEVMLESYLCYLIPQQLLSVWIAREKELLQEISGMGELGGEWRQKQMELLDKHLKLLKDYSQAKQYLHQQQQRGRSFKPSCRKGDETLEFAPVNLHLQRMWAHNDTLKRAGILDVITVGAFTRHSGKSKTGGLIKLLHQVKESPSKSEAQHKVMAANDAVQAIKQLRKEIVEIMSQLLYLAKSKNPKGMLPLCSEMMTKTRALLNIWEPNLVEEAFAFIERHRIVDDSTTGGEGGSGDSGTRAGDGTLSVGAAGGTTLAAMSPFRKITQQLGALDLKSPELEDFSTPMGPAPDLWPQQIQRTTKSGTLSVVVQPRAAKVPVPSPTSSFDLSDTIATIQSSFNQLQNQQESEFVEARSSATYSLPSPCYLPTEQPSSSKASKPFSETHFDVNGDVTLTQAATTPSVVVAPSGTTLTANQLLENKNELLSNVYDEQGYLIENTAIVLGHNGAFLDTKVMSSSPSANYYRPTEEPEPLDLTQLNIEASVMCLVSKVKFLCGRCGSPAVRLRQPKGGSIGTLQRPPSGIETLQTYAVVTSQPLSLPHAASNMATTEPAPVVPPLPESDPNLAKPCSSEIKPPTTPHLNTSKDLNLALTQAVGEVARKVKKGNKFTDGLDLSATTDWALELRPSMKKLRQAMDGLLKTARLMHSVQRLQQDMKKTSATLAIMYRRDVCFSQALTSLVAGLMAKLWGQNVTENFISLLVHLGPLAYFEGLLSLYGNETDMWGDMSVAVEDLATVGFTLVRSNLHRDTKGAIPLPRVTGSRQALRVLLPVPESVFCHLPTKEAVSFRVTPVFFNIGINEKATVAETLGFTREQHRSNWDNYDRLKQYHSRYRKVPFNFVNPNCSASQDTPTKVGAYTTPQKELLVPDHTVVKFLEDMEAELRANGSKNYAILQLAEEVTRAVQGLRFTSCKSAKDRTSMAVTLEQCRVLQQEFHLSAGNAQTVLNTMRSEGTRSDNTMKNVGTRKYAFNMPQVLSLPAVYRPPAGTYGKAQT